The following proteins are co-located in the Bacillus pumilus genome:
- a CDS encoding sodium:solute symporter family protein: protein MQGNLTALLITASIIFIVVVIGFAAGRDKSSRQSVEEWSVGGRKFGGLLVWFLVGADLYTAYTFLGLTSTAYTAGSVAFFAIPYSVLAYFIAYFFLPKLWTVAKNHKLTTLADYARERFDSKLLSSLIAIIGVLMLIPYICLQLSGIQDTLTVAGTSYINVNAVVIISFILVALYTFFSGIKGPTYTAIIKDILVWVIMLFMVVSLPIIHFNGWTPMMNTLVKEAPQLLTIPEGGPKGILWFITASGVSALALFMWAHAATGVFTAKSADAIRKNSIFLPLYNIVLILVIFLGFIAFLVLPEDTNPRFALLHLIQTSYGGVMQGLAYSTIALASLIPCSIMAIGASNLFANNLYRDLIHPNVTPKRLTIITRSMVFIVIGLALLFGMLFPTALVTLQLIGVSGMVQIFPAIAISLFWKKQSREATIAGLVVGIIVTFTANITQVTFGLYEGFLGLLANVVVILMLNPFFQKNVTSNSVTNDLFEKDNEKAATMAK, encoded by the coding sequence ATGCAAGGAAATTTAACAGCTTTATTGATTACTGCAAGTATTATTTTCATCGTCGTGGTCATCGGATTTGCCGCTGGTCGTGACAAATCGTCAAGACAGTCGGTAGAAGAATGGTCTGTCGGCGGGAGAAAATTCGGCGGGCTACTCGTCTGGTTCCTCGTTGGCGCAGACTTATATACAGCTTATACCTTTTTAGGGCTCACAAGTACAGCTTATACAGCTGGAAGTGTCGCTTTTTTCGCTATCCCTTATTCGGTTCTTGCTTATTTTATTGCTTATTTTTTCTTACCGAAACTTTGGACAGTTGCGAAAAATCACAAGCTTACAACCCTTGCTGATTATGCACGTGAGCGGTTTGACAGCAAGCTGTTATCGAGTTTGATTGCCATTATTGGTGTACTTATGCTTATTCCTTATATTTGTCTTCAGCTGAGCGGGATTCAAGATACGTTAACTGTCGCTGGAACTAGTTATATTAATGTGAATGCAGTTGTTATTATTTCATTTATTTTAGTTGCACTTTATACATTTTTCAGCGGTATTAAAGGACCTACATATACAGCCATTATTAAGGATATTCTTGTTTGGGTGATCATGCTCTTTATGGTGGTTTCTCTGCCAATCATTCATTTTAACGGATGGACACCTATGATGAATACGTTAGTCAAGGAAGCACCACAGCTTCTGACGATACCTGAAGGCGGTCCTAAAGGCATTTTGTGGTTCATTACTGCTTCAGGCGTTTCTGCCCTTGCTCTTTTTATGTGGGCACACGCGGCAACTGGTGTTTTTACAGCCAAAAGCGCAGATGCCATCCGTAAAAACAGCATATTTTTGCCTCTTTATAACATTGTATTGATTTTGGTCATCTTCCTTGGGTTTATTGCATTTTTAGTCTTACCAGAAGATACTAATCCAAGATTTGCTCTTCTTCATTTAATTCAAACGTCATATGGCGGCGTGATGCAGGGGCTGGCTTATTCAACGATTGCGCTGGCTTCTCTCATTCCATGTTCCATCATGGCCATTGGCGCGTCGAATTTATTTGCGAATAATTTATACCGTGACTTAATCCATCCAAATGTGACACCGAAAAGATTAACCATCATTACACGTTCGATGGTGTTTATTGTCATCGGGCTGGCCCTTTTATTCGGGATGCTCTTCCCAACTGCACTCGTCACGCTCCAGCTGATCGGTGTTTCAGGAATGGTTCAAATTTTCCCAGCGATTGCGATCAGCTTGTTCTGGAAAAAACAGTCTAGAGAAGCAACCATTGCAGGGCTGGTCGTAGGGATTATCGTCACCTTTACAGCCAATATTACACAAGTAACGTTCGGCCTTTATGAGGGCTTTCTCGGTTTACTAGCAAACGTTGTGGTCATCTTGATGTTGAATCCATTCTTCCAAAAGAATGTCACATCCAATTCAGTTACAAATGATCTGTTTGAAAAGGACAACGAAAAAGCAGCAACGATGGCAAAATAA
- a CDS encoding S41 family peptidase, translating into MKKQFKFVIAILVTAALSSAITFVITKQGAVSVSGDEKFSKLMAAYTKVKDEYYEKTDDQKLVDGAIQGMIASLDDPYSTYMDQEEAEGFNNTISSSFEGIGAQVEEKDGQILIVAPIKGSPAEKAGLKPHDRILKVNGKSTKGMSVNKAVSLIRGKKGTDVKLHLNRQGVGNVDVNITRDTIPLETVYAKLTKDKIGEIQITSFAETTSKELDKAIDDLEKKGAKGFVIDLRDNPGGIMTEAIEMSNDFIDKGKVIMQVEEKGKKQVYKAEKERKVHQPAVVLVNGGSASAAEIMAAALHQSSGIQIVGEKTFGKGTVQNAQSYNDGSSVKLTIAKWLTPNGSWIHKKGIEPQVKASLPSYAKLPYLSPKKTYQLNDNGDEVKAAQKMFQALGYKAKANGEYDQAFQSIVKSFQTDHDLKADGILTGDTTTVLMTNIQDKLKKNDTQMKKALEVLKKEMK; encoded by the coding sequence TTGAAAAAACAATTCAAGTTCGTGATAGCCATTCTGGTGACAGCTGCACTTTCCTCAGCGATTACATTTGTGATCACAAAACAAGGTGCTGTCAGTGTCTCAGGAGATGAGAAGTTTAGTAAACTCATGGCTGCTTATACGAAAGTAAAAGATGAGTATTACGAAAAAACGGATGATCAAAAACTAGTAGATGGTGCGATTCAAGGAATGATTGCATCACTTGATGATCCATACTCTACATATATGGATCAGGAGGAAGCCGAAGGATTTAACAATACCATTTCTTCCTCATTTGAAGGAATCGGTGCACAAGTAGAAGAAAAGGATGGACAAATTTTAATTGTCGCGCCGATTAAAGGCTCTCCTGCTGAAAAAGCTGGTTTGAAACCTCATGATCGTATTTTAAAGGTGAATGGAAAAAGTACAAAAGGAATGTCGGTAAACAAAGCAGTCTCTCTCATCAGAGGCAAAAAAGGAACGGATGTCAAGCTGCATCTCAATCGGCAAGGTGTTGGCAATGTAGATGTGAACATCACAAGAGACACCATTCCGCTTGAAACGGTTTATGCAAAATTAACAAAAGATAAAATAGGAGAAATCCAAATTACGTCCTTTGCTGAAACAACATCTAAAGAGCTAGATAAAGCGATTGATGACCTCGAGAAAAAAGGGGCAAAAGGATTTGTCATCGACCTGAGAGATAATCCAGGCGGTATTATGACAGAAGCGATTGAAATGAGTAATGACTTTATCGATAAAGGAAAAGTCATTATGCAGGTTGAAGAAAAAGGGAAGAAACAAGTGTACAAGGCTGAAAAAGAACGCAAAGTCCATCAACCGGCAGTTGTCCTTGTAAACGGCGGCTCAGCCAGCGCTGCTGAAATCATGGCGGCTGCTCTGCACCAATCATCAGGCATTCAAATTGTTGGTGAAAAGACGTTCGGTAAAGGAACTGTTCAGAATGCGCAAAGCTATAATGATGGTTCTAGTGTCAAGTTAACCATTGCGAAGTGGCTGACACCGAACGGTTCTTGGATTCACAAAAAAGGAATTGAACCACAGGTGAAAGCATCTCTGCCAAGTTATGCGAAGCTGCCATATTTAAGCCCTAAAAAGACGTATCAGCTCAATGATAATGGTGATGAAGTCAAAGCGGCTCAAAAAATGTTCCAAGCACTTGGCTATAAAGCAAAAGCAAATGGTGAGTATGATCAAGCATTCCAGTCTATCGTGAAAAGCTTCCAAACAGATCATGATCTGAAGGCAGACGGTATTCTCACAGGGGATACAACGACGGTACTCATGACAAACATCCAAGATAAGCTAAAGAAAAATGATACGCAAATGAAAAAAGCACTTGAAGTCTTAAAAAAAGAAATGAAATAA
- a CDS encoding YojF family protein — protein sequence MKPIQTEDVTAHLESFLNRPVFVHLETTTGSYSAHVNEQNMTVVAYIRNAKVVYSQAKIKGQGPYRVGMKTEDGWIYAEGLTDYVFDEQGRLLLAGHLPDGKLAISLQISETPFQV from the coding sequence ATGAAACCAATTCAAACGGAAGATGTCACTGCACATCTTGAATCGTTTTTAAATCGTCCAGTCTTCGTTCATCTTGAAACGACAACTGGTTCTTATTCAGCTCATGTAAATGAACAAAATATGACGGTCGTGGCGTATATCCGCAATGCGAAAGTTGTCTATTCGCAGGCGAAAATAAAAGGACAAGGTCCGTACCGTGTTGGAATGAAAACAGAAGATGGCTGGATTTACGCAGAAGGCTTGACCGACTATGTGTTTGATGAACAAGGCCGCCTGCTATTAGCAGGGCACTTGCCAGACGGGAAACTAGCGATCTCATTACAAATTAGTGAAACACCATTTCAGGTGTAG
- a CDS encoding YozD family protein, which produces MKEADLVIDTEEIAEFFYMELVKRGYIPTELETFELADITFEYMLRKAMIVEEEAW; this is translated from the coding sequence ATGAAAGAAGCAGATTTGGTGATTGATACAGAGGAAATTGCGGAATTCTTCTACATGGAGCTGGTCAAAAGAGGGTACATACCGACTGAGCTAGAAACGTTTGAGCTGGCTGACATTACATTTGAATATATGCTGAGGAAAGCAATGATAGTTGAAGAAGAGGCGTGGTAG
- the deoD gene encoding purine-nucleoside phosphorylase — translation MSVHIGAEKGQIAETVLLPGDPLRAKYIADTYLEDVECYNEVRGMYGFTGTYKGKRVSVQGTGMGVPSISIYVNELIQSYDVQNLIRVGSCGAIKKDVNVRDVILAQTSSTDSQMNRVAFGPIDYAPCADFGLLKKAYDTAEAKNVAVRVGNVFTADQFYNEKPLELMDQYGILAIEMETTALYTLAAKFGRKALSILTVSDHVLTGEETTAEERQTTFDEMILIALDSVL, via the coding sequence ATGAGTGTACATATTGGAGCAGAAAAAGGACAAATTGCAGAAACGGTATTGCTGCCAGGCGATCCGCTTCGTGCGAAATATATTGCAGATACATATTTAGAAGATGTTGAGTGCTATAACGAAGTGCGTGGAATGTATGGTTTTACTGGAACCTATAAAGGAAAGCGAGTTTCTGTACAAGGCACTGGAATGGGCGTACCATCTATTTCGATTTATGTGAATGAACTCATTCAAAGCTATGATGTTCAAAACTTAATCCGCGTTGGGTCTTGCGGAGCGATCAAAAAGGATGTCAATGTGCGTGATGTCATTTTAGCCCAGACATCTTCAACAGATTCACAAATGAACCGTGTGGCATTTGGACCGATTGATTACGCGCCTTGCGCTGATTTTGGTCTTCTCAAGAAAGCCTACGACACAGCAGAAGCAAAAAATGTAGCCGTTCGTGTCGGAAATGTATTTACAGCAGACCAATTTTACAATGAAAAACCACTTGAACTTATGGATCAATACGGTATCCTAGCGATTGAAATGGAGACAACAGCTCTTTATACGCTTGCTGCAAAATTTGGTAGAAAAGCGTTATCGATTCTGACAGTAAGTGATCATGTTCTGACAGGAGAAGAAACAACTGCTGAAGAGCGTCAAACGACTTTTGACGAAATGATCTTAATTGCACTAGACTCTGTTTTATAA
- a CDS encoding class I SAM-dependent methyltransferase, which yields MSDYVEMLAYFGVSGAHPGGIELTKSMIEHIKLTPDARILDAGCGTGQTAAYLGNLGYQVEAIDTHPLMIEKANLRFEREELPIRALQASIEQLPFPDTAFSLLISESVLSFTELPAALAEIKRVLSPGSQLIANEAMLKAPLKPEELAVVRDFYGFHSLFSLEEWKEQLIAAGFRDIRILSFDEHMVQEEPTEMDLSEQIPPSLYDTLQTHYDLIQAHREHLSHILFECTV from the coding sequence ATGAGTGATTATGTAGAAATGCTTGCCTATTTTGGCGTATCGGGTGCCCATCCTGGTGGAATTGAGTTAACGAAATCGATGATTGAGCATATAAAACTGACGCCGGATGCGCGTATACTGGATGCCGGATGCGGTACGGGACAAACGGCTGCGTATTTAGGAAATTTAGGTTATCAGGTGGAGGCGATTGATACGCACCCTTTGATGATTGAAAAGGCCAACCTTCGATTCGAGCGAGAGGAACTGCCGATCCGTGCCTTGCAAGCATCCATTGAACAGCTTCCATTTCCAGATACAGCTTTCTCTCTACTGATCAGTGAATCTGTTTTAAGTTTCACCGAATTACCTGCGGCGCTTGCTGAGATTAAACGGGTGCTTTCCCCTGGAAGTCAATTGATCGCAAATGAAGCTATGTTAAAAGCACCTTTGAAACCGGAAGAGCTGGCAGTTGTTCGAGATTTTTATGGCTTCCACTCCCTCTTTTCGCTTGAAGAATGGAAAGAGCAGCTAATAGCGGCAGGCTTCCGTGATATTCGGATTCTCTCATTCGATGAACACATGGTGCAGGAGGAGCCTACAGAAATGGATTTATCTGAACAAATACCGCCTTCTCTTTACGATACACTGCAAACACACTATGACCTCATTCAAGCGCACCGGGAACATCTGAGTCACATTCTATTTGAATGTACAGTATAA
- a CDS encoding M15 family metallopeptidase, translating into MKKSYKILSIASILGLTAALSGCQLLDQKSGTSESSKTNEQKNTASSTSQQNSNDTADSSDQELTLKSEHFNDIKVVSGLKTIQNPENVLALVNKEYALPGTYKPSDLVVPKVEFSFSEDIEKRYIRKEAAEALEKLFKGAKKENFELAAVSGYRSYDRQKVIFDSEVKLKGKDKAQEAVALPGESEHQTGLAMDISSKSAGFEISEKFGETPDGKWVAKNAYQYGFIIRYPKGKEDITKFEYEPWHLRYVGKEAAKAMHDHDLTFEEYMNKVKKI; encoded by the coding sequence ATGAAGAAAAGCTATAAAATACTCTCAATCGCATCAATTCTTGGTTTGACAGCGGCACTATCAGGCTGCCAGTTGCTGGATCAAAAAAGCGGTACATCTGAATCAAGCAAAACAAACGAACAAAAAAACACAGCAAGTTCAACATCCCAGCAAAACTCAAATGATACGGCAGATTCATCTGATCAAGAGCTGACGTTAAAGAGTGAACATTTCAATGACATCAAGGTTGTCAGTGGGCTGAAAACCATACAAAATCCTGAAAATGTGCTAGCATTAGTCAACAAAGAATACGCACTGCCAGGAACCTATAAACCTTCTGATCTCGTTGTACCAAAAGTAGAATTCTCTTTTTCAGAGGATATTGAAAAACGATATATTCGTAAAGAAGCAGCGGAAGCACTTGAGAAGTTATTCAAAGGCGCGAAAAAGGAAAACTTCGAACTGGCTGCTGTATCTGGCTATCGCTCCTACGACCGTCAAAAAGTCATTTTTGACAGTGAGGTCAAATTAAAAGGGAAAGACAAAGCCCAAGAAGCAGTAGCTTTACCAGGCGAAAGTGAACATCAAACAGGTCTCGCAATGGACATTTCCTCAAAGAGTGCCGGCTTTGAGATCTCTGAAAAGTTTGGTGAAACACCTGATGGCAAATGGGTTGCTAAAAACGCTTATCAATATGGCTTTATCATTCGTTATCCAAAAGGAAAAGAAGACATCACGAAATTTGAATATGAGCCGTGGCACCTGCGCTATGTTGGAAAAGAAGCAGCAAAAGCGATGCATGATCACGACTTAACATTTGAAGAGTACATGAACAAAGTGAAGAAAATCTAA
- a CDS encoding phosphatase PAP2 family protein: protein MYILFLFILFGAITALMVSGVFQELDNQVILWFENIRLPFINDVMLAVTDFGISALLVPIMLIFSVVLLVYKRYYSIMLLFLLYLTEKTINHELKGLFARERPAFDHLVNETYYSFPSGHSMNAATIYPFIAYLLVEMIPWLKEKQKTVYLITGLCVFLIGISRMYIGVHYLTDVTGGFAIGLALFLLCKKIDERLPVIRQK, encoded by the coding sequence GTGTATATCCTATTTCTTTTCATTTTATTTGGTGCCATCACTGCGCTCATGGTATCTGGTGTATTTCAGGAATTGGACAACCAGGTCATCCTATGGTTTGAGAATATCAGACTCCCTTTTATAAATGATGTCATGCTGGCTGTGACGGACTTTGGCATCAGCGCGCTGCTAGTTCCAATCATGCTCATCTTTAGTGTGGTACTCCTAGTGTATAAGCGCTACTACTCTATCATGCTGCTTTTTCTATTATATCTTACAGAAAAAACAATCAATCATGAACTAAAGGGGCTGTTTGCTAGAGAGCGTCCGGCCTTTGATCATCTTGTCAATGAAACCTATTACAGCTTTCCGAGTGGACATTCGATGAATGCAGCGACGATTTATCCTTTTATCGCATATCTATTAGTTGAGATGATTCCATGGCTGAAAGAAAAACAAAAAACCGTCTACCTGATCACAGGACTATGCGTGTTTTTGATTGGCATCAGCCGGATGTATATTGGTGTCCATTATTTGACAGATGTCACAGGAGGCTTTGCGATAGGACTAGCTTTATTTCTTCTATGTAAAAAGATTGACGAAAGATTGCCTGTCATTCGACAAAAATAG
- a CDS encoding winged helix-turn-helix transcriptional regulator, translated as MEFQLCPHIQQAFLLLGKRWNGLIIHVLLDGPKRFKDLTDIIPSISQKMLAERLKELEQDGIIERIVLPETPVKVIYCLTEKGNALNGVFGEVSRWAGEYAGSHEKKEQA; from the coding sequence ATGGAATTCCAATTATGTCCACACATTCAGCAAGCTTTTTTACTTCTTGGCAAGAGGTGGAATGGTCTCATTATTCATGTATTGCTTGATGGTCCAAAGCGGTTTAAAGACCTGACGGACATTATTCCATCCATCAGTCAAAAAATGCTCGCAGAACGCTTAAAAGAGCTTGAGCAAGATGGAATTATAGAGCGAATTGTACTGCCTGAAACGCCTGTCAAAGTCATCTATTGTCTAACCGAAAAGGGGAATGCATTAAACGGTGTGTTTGGAGAAGTATCGCGCTGGGCAGGGGAATATGCTGGATCTCATGAAAAAAAGGAGCAAGCCTAG
- a CDS encoding nitroreductase family protein: MASDQKTIEILKERASVKEYDTTHELTKEELTELLNVTTKAPSAWNLQHWHFTVFHSAESKAKLLPIAYNQKQVSQASAVIAVLGDLEANKNGEKIYSELAEQGFITEDIKETLMTQINGAYQSEQYAREAAYSNASLAAMQLMIAAKAMGYDTCAMGGFSKEAYIKEFNVSGRYEPVMLISVGKAAKEAHKSNRFDIEEVSDFL, from the coding sequence ATGGCGAGCGATCAAAAAACGATTGAAATTTTAAAAGAAAGAGCTTCAGTAAAAGAGTATGATACAACTCATGAATTGACAAAAGAAGAGCTAACAGAACTTCTTAATGTTACAACAAAAGCACCATCTGCGTGGAACCTTCAGCATTGGCATTTCACTGTATTCCATAGTGCTGAATCAAAAGCAAAGTTACTTCCAATCGCTTACAACCAAAAGCAAGTCTCACAAGCATCAGCTGTTATTGCAGTGTTAGGTGACCTTGAAGCCAATAAAAATGGCGAAAAAATCTACAGTGAGCTAGCAGAACAAGGCTTCATTACAGAAGATATTAAAGAAACACTCATGACTCAAATTAATGGCGCTTACCAAAGTGAGCAGTATGCACGTGAAGCAGCGTATTCAAATGCATCATTAGCTGCTATGCAATTAATGATTGCTGCTAAAGCAATGGGATATGATACATGCGCAATGGGTGGTTTTAGTAAAGAAGCGTACATCAAAGAATTCAATGTGAGCGGCCGCTACGAACCAGTCATGCTGATCTCAGTTGGTAAAGCAGCAAAAGAAGCTCATAAAAGCAATCGTTTTGACATCGAAGAAGTATCTGATTTCCTATAA
- a CDS encoding YozE family protein, which translates to MKSFYHYLMKYRHPKPKDEISHFANAAYEDHSFPKASTDYHELCAYLELNGDYLNSMTTFDEAFEQYEVEVKKK; encoded by the coding sequence GTGAAGTCGTTTTACCATTATTTAATGAAGTACAGACATCCAAAACCGAAAGATGAAATCAGTCATTTTGCAAATGCTGCTTATGAAGATCACAGCTTTCCTAAAGCTTCCACTGATTATCATGAGCTGTGTGCCTATTTAGAATTGAATGGCGATTATTTAAACTCGATGACTACATTTGACGAAGCGTTTGAACAATACGAAGTAGAGGTCAAAAAAAAATAA
- the rarD gene encoding EamA family transporter RarD, with amino-acid sequence MNEQQQSKGVLYTAASFTLWGLFPLYWKLMEHISSGEILAHRIVWSFVFMCGILLYLKQVRPAIQTVKGLMMDGKALFSLLLSAILISVNWYVYIWAVNHHLMLEASLGYYINPLVSVLLGILFLKERLNKMQTIAILIAAAGVIISTVQYGSFPVVAFLLAFSFGFYGLIKKRMSFTSAIGLTIETLLLAPAALVYLLFYLKEPVVTMNPNSFGSLGLLFFAGVFTAVPLLLFSEGAKRLPLYQVGILQYIAPTITLFLGLFVYHEHLSAAKILTFFCIWVAILLFTTSQLRMKKTANSH; translated from the coding sequence TTGAACGAACAGCAGCAATCAAAAGGTGTCCTGTATACTGCAGCATCTTTTACATTATGGGGGCTATTCCCATTATATTGGAAACTGATGGAGCATATTTCGTCAGGCGAAATTTTAGCGCACAGAATCGTATGGTCATTTGTTTTTATGTGTGGTATTCTCCTTTATTTAAAGCAAGTCCGCCCAGCAATACAGACTGTGAAGGGGCTGATGATGGATGGAAAAGCACTTTTCTCATTACTTTTATCTGCTATTTTAATTTCGGTCAACTGGTATGTGTACATTTGGGCAGTCAACCATCATCTCATGCTAGAAGCAAGTTTAGGATACTATATTAATCCGCTAGTATCCGTTTTATTAGGCATCCTTTTCTTGAAAGAACGACTGAATAAAATGCAAACGATCGCGATTCTCATTGCCGCCGCTGGTGTGATCATTTCAACGGTTCAGTACGGTTCATTTCCTGTCGTTGCTTTCTTATTAGCCTTTAGTTTTGGTTTCTATGGACTGATTAAAAAAAGGATGAGCTTTACGAGCGCGATTGGGTTAACGATTGAAACGCTGCTTCTCGCACCGGCTGCACTTGTTTATTTATTATTCTACTTAAAAGAACCTGTGGTGACCATGAATCCAAACAGTTTCGGATCGCTGGGCCTCTTATTTTTTGCAGGGGTTTTTACGGCTGTGCCGCTACTTTTATTTTCTGAAGGCGCAAAAAGGCTTCCTCTTTATCAAGTCGGCATTTTGCAATACATTGCACCGACGATTACGCTGTTTTTAGGGCTATTTGTGTATCACGAACACTTATCTGCAGCAAAAATCTTGACGTTTTTCTGTATTTGGGTGGCCATTTTACTGTTTACCACCTCACAATTACGCATGAAAAAAACAGCGAATTCTCATTAA
- the bshB2 gene encoding bacillithiol biosynthesis deacetylase BshB2, with protein sequence MNEHVLVMLPHPDDESYGVAGLIAQSRKRGIPVTYACGTLGEMGRIMGSPPYANRETLPELRKQELINACKEMDVTDLRMLGLRDKTLEFEDDEYLADVMENIIDEVKPTLIVTFYPGHGVHPDHDATGEAVIRALYRKKKEDRPVTYCMAITRNREEVLGNADIVINITDVADIKLNALRAHRTQTEGILREIEQKLKNKEPVVQKWLDEEIFWTYQWND encoded by the coding sequence ATGAACGAACATGTATTAGTGATGCTGCCTCACCCCGATGATGAATCCTATGGGGTCGCAGGTCTCATCGCACAAAGCAGAAAACGCGGAATTCCAGTCACGTATGCATGCGGGACACTTGGGGAAATGGGCAGAATTATGGGCAGCCCACCATATGCCAACCGTGAGACACTTCCTGAATTACGAAAACAGGAATTAATCAATGCATGCAAAGAAATGGATGTCACGGATTTACGTATGCTTGGACTACGTGATAAGACGCTCGAATTTGAAGATGATGAGTATTTGGCGGATGTGATGGAAAACATCATCGATGAAGTCAAACCAACACTTATTGTCACGTTTTACCCAGGACACGGTGTACACCCTGATCATGATGCGACAGGGGAAGCCGTCATCCGTGCTCTTTACCGCAAGAAAAAAGAAGACCGTCCTGTCACATACTGCATGGCCATTACGAGAAATAGAGAAGAAGTGCTAGGAAATGCAGATATTGTGATCAATATTACAGATGTAGCAGATATCAAATTAAATGCACTGAGAGCGCACAGAACACAAACAGAAGGCATACTGAGAGAAATTGAGCAGAAACTGAAA
- a CDS encoding Hsp20/alpha crystallin family protein: MFDWNRLFPFQKQFSKEALKNSDPKDVEQYVNQVMESVFGSNYSAQFPFQDPLSQHQKTREPDVKKEKEPNVEVFETTDHVFVKIELARPNTEKVKIKHTANLLFIDHFPEENEQKKIVLPAAVKRKGTKASYQEGILEIMFLKHDDPGISEIDIPL; the protein is encoded by the coding sequence ATGTTTGACTGGAACCGATTATTCCCTTTTCAAAAGCAATTTTCAAAAGAAGCCTTAAAAAATTCAGATCCTAAAGACGTTGAGCAATATGTCAATCAAGTGATGGAAAGTGTATTCGGCTCCAATTATTCTGCTCAGTTCCCCTTCCAGGATCCGCTGTCTCAGCATCAAAAAACAAGAGAGCCAGACGTCAAAAAAGAGAAAGAGCCGAATGTTGAAGTGTTTGAAACAACTGATCACGTGTTTGTCAAAATAGAGCTTGCTCGTCCGAACACAGAAAAAGTGAAAATCAAACATACAGCCAATCTGCTGTTTATTGATCATTTTCCTGAAGAGAATGAACAAAAGAAGATCGTCCTGCCTGCTGCCGTGAAAAGAAAAGGAACGAAGGCTTCGTATCAAGAGGGTATTTTGGAAATTATGTTCTTAAAGCATGATGATCCGGGGATCTCTGAAATTGATATTCCATTATAA
- a CDS encoding DUF3311 domain-containing protein, producing the protein MNKKLMLALLISIPFIGQLALLPFVNRIHPFVIGLPFFHFWLLLWIVLTPVCTFIIYRMQHSNGGTD; encoded by the coding sequence ATGAATAAAAAATTGATGCTGGCACTACTTATATCGATTCCTTTCATCGGACAGCTCGCACTACTTCCCTTTGTGAATCGTATTCATCCATTTGTGATTGGGCTGCCCTTTTTCCACTTCTGGCTCTTACTATGGATTGTTCTCACACCAGTTTGTACATTTATCATTTACCGGATGCAACATTCAAATGGAGGAACTGACTAA
- a CDS encoding YokU family protein, with the protein MLTCDWCEENKANAEQTTVYWELITGTQSIEIIDTPSISCMHCGMTYQKDETVKEIEDQLILVDQTKLPEKMSYEELMSMERLLKRNYFDFSS; encoded by the coding sequence TTGCTGACATGTGATTGGTGTGAGGAAAACAAAGCAAACGCGGAGCAGACAACCGTCTATTGGGAGCTGATCACTGGCACACAATCCATTGAAATTATCGACACGCCGTCCATTTCTTGTATGCATTGCGGAATGACATATCAAAAGGATGAGACGGTAAAAGAGATAGAAGATCAATTAATTTTAGTGGACCAAACAAAACTTCCAGAAAAAATGTCATACGAAGAATTAATGAGCATGGAGCGGTTATTAAAGCGAAATTACTTTGATTTTTCATCATAA